CCAACAAAGCCttaaaatgaattcataaaaaacacatcagtggtagaattgtttttgttagatTGAGTGGTAAGAAAGGTATGGCTTTCcatgtgtgtaaaaataacCTTAAAGTGTGCATAACCCTCCTTTCGCCTCCCTTCCAATTTGAGTTAGTGGGTTTTCCTACTGTCCAAACCCAGAGCAGGTCTTAGGTCCTGTCACTCTGTTCTCTGCAACACAAGTCTTTTGTCTGCTCTGAATTTATTATACATATCACAACCGCTGCAGAGAGACAAAGCTAATTTAATTGGCTGTGCAGATAAGTCAGCCTGTCGCCACTCTGTTTAGTGGTCATTACCTCGGCATAAGCATGGTGCTGCTCACTGTTGAAgcacatgtatttatgtacatgaATTcagcatacacacacgcatgcatgtgGAAATGTGACCTTAATGAACCGGCTCATATAAGtatgaagggagagagagagagagacagatataAAAGGTGGCTTGTCAGTGCAGCTGGCATTTTGTTCAGCAGAGAGCAATGTAGCCTCTCTACCTGGTGGCCGCGTCAGACAGGAGCGAGTCCATTGGGATCCCACAGGACCTCCTAGCAGCCACACACCTGACAGGGGGGCTGTCAGAAAACTCTGCAGAGACCCTATTATACGTCATGCTGCTAAGCACTGCAGTGACCACCAGATGACAAGCTTCCACCTTACACTTTATTAGAAGAGGGAGTTTaaccacagagagagacattaggCTGTCACTGCTTAAAATATTGCATTGTTATTTGCACATATCTGGCAAAAATACACCTTGTGAATGACCATAACCACTGATGAACGTTAGGCGtgtttataaaatgaatatGATCAGGTACAGCATATGTTCATTAGATAAATTAATATACAAACAGATTGATGTAACAACACTGCCATCTTCAGGGAAATGATTGCTACAACTTCATAGCTGTGCAGACAGAACAGAGCAGTATCATGGGGTAAGAGGTAGGCTTGCATGATAAATCGTTATAAAATTGCAATCTTGATTCCCCATTGTTCaagatttaacttttaaataacttttttaattctcatttaatatcacaagccgactgcatcacaaacgcttctactttcttctgtgagttttaaacatagactgtctaaaaaaggtttttaagcGCTCCCAAacactgcaatgctctcccttctctgcattgaagcctctgtgtgTTACAGGTGTTACAGATGCCTGAATAAAGTTTTAAGTTACCTGAAAGTGCcatgcaataaacattacacttcgtGAGAAAAAATATGTGGGAGAAAACCaagatatcaattctaagctaaaaaaacgtgattcatatttttccccgagTCGTGCAGGCCTAGTAAGAGGCACATTTCTTCTTCATAGTTCCAAACATTTGAGCCGATGCTATGATGATATTTTTATGTAGATCCACATAAGCAGCTGAGGGTTTCCTCCTGGCTGGTTCCCATGAGATCAAGTGAAGATGTactctctgttttgttttttgcaaaatcTTTAATCCGAAGCTCTGGATCTCTGCACTCTGAGCTGAAATGACAGACACAAGAACAGGGGATGGAAAGTgaataacattttataatgaGGCAGAAGCAGTCCTCATATTAACTGTCCTGGAAAATGCATTAGTCAGTGTATACTTAAAAAACTTATTTTGCCATACTGCTGACAAAGCAAATACACAACTAACTCTATTGTTAGAGGTAAAAGGCTTTCCTAATGATTTTTTTGGAGTGGAGGAAAAACTCCAAAGTGTGACATTACAATACCTGTCTGAGTCAGAGTTACAGGACATGCTGAGGTCCTTCTGCAGATCCTCATCAGAGTGGAATCGCCTCAGGCCACAGTGCTGGACCGCCTGGGTCACAGAGTAGTGGGTCCTTCCAGCAGCACAGGCTTCCATCTTGGACGGGCTTAGCTGTGACTGCAGGAAGAGATGCAGGCAACTGTCGGACAACAACATAGGACTCTGGAGGATCCTGGAAAATAAGGAGAATAAGGACAGTAAACAAAATAGATTGTTGTGAACAGTCCATTGTATTACTTGTTAATATGAGAAGAGCAGTCATGTGTCACAGTGTTTCTGGAAACTGGGATTTATGTCAAAgttcatgtgtttattattatgtGGAATCATTCTTACTGTTCCAAAAACATCTGGAGCCCTTTCATTCGTTCAGTGATCTGCTGGGCGCTGTTCAGGCTGAAGAAAGGGTTCTTTGGGGGCAGCTCTGGTAGCTGTAACCTGCAAAAGATACAAATACACCCTAAAGATGACAGGAACCACAGTGCAGATAACTTTTACCATGACAGCTGAAatatgtgttctttttttgctcAAATTGTCAGTTCAAAATGCAGTAAATGAACTTACATTAGTTGTGAATTTGCTTGTAGCTTCTGCCTGAGCCATACAAACTCACTGTACCTCCTTCTCACACTTGAGATCTTCTTGGTGAAGCACACGCTGTTTGTCTAAAACAGGACACAAGTGGGACACACGTTACAGTCAGCTCCAGTATTTGACTGAAAAGGTTTAAAGAACTTCCTTTTATCATTGTACTTACCTGTAAACAAATTTCATAGTCTATGTAGGCATGCCAAAAGTCATTCTTTCGTATCCGTGGGTCCCGCACCCAAACACTGATAACTTGCTGCATTGAGAGGGCAAGAGACGCtgaaaaactgaactgaatgcattatgaaaaatgggaagtgtttttattttagagatTTAGAGGAAGTGCAATGACCAACACAATTAGAATCAGCATTGGAAAATCCCACCAAATATCCTTTTTTACTTaggacaaaaacaatttttttaaggCTGTACGAGTATTTTAAGGTGCAGAATTCaacttctgacattttaaaggtgtGAGTTTATGAAACTTATTAAAATCACAATTACTGGATAACTTTGGACTTACCATAATAACAGTGTTGTCCGTTTGTTTTCTCATAATCAAAATATTCTTGTTTGAATCTCAGTAACGTAAATTCAGTCAGATCATGCTGTGCTTAGCATTGTCTCAGTGCCTTTTATTCAACTTATATTGTCCTGGGGCAAAGGtttgaaaataaagtcacaAGACTGAAATAGGCTCATCCTCATAATCAGTTAAAACACATCCTTTGCTACTGATCCTTTGTTGGATTGATGTTCCTGCCACATGATTTATCATGTGACAAATGTGACAGTAAAACACTTCAAGATAAACGCTtcacaaaaaaactttctttattCACAGAGACTTCACAGATCCATGGTCAACAGTTACAGTAATTTTGTAGCAGGTGTGTTTTAGGAGGTTCAGCTGAGTGTCCCATAGTAGTCATGGGAGATATGTAGAGTCAGGATAGTGCCATCAGGATACAAATATCAAGTACACAGACCTGTATAAATACTGGAAGACAATGCCCCGCGTAATTGGACCGTCTTGTATCTAAAGTgctacttttttacatttttgtgttaatcACAATAGATTTACTTTAGAAATATTATGACCTTTTGATTCATTCTGCCAGGACTTCACTTTGTGTGATTACCAAATACTACATACATCTTTTAAACTCCATAATAATCTGGTTAGAATTCAATAGAGATGAGGAGAAGAAAATATTTGGTACTTAGCAGCTAATATGAAATATGGGGAAATTTCTGGTGGGCaacatttctaaatatttgacatcaaacacaaggagacacaGTACAAGTGCTCTAACTAAAAGCTATATGGACTGGAGGTTCGGGTGGATAGCAGGTAGTTCACTCTGCCTACACAGTGTTGCTataaaagatagaaatcatacaCTAAACAACCAAGATGGAAAACAAgactagaaataataaaattactctacaacaataaaaacaaaacatgtccaCAGTGATTGTGTCTGCTTACGCAAGACCTAAGCTGCTACAAGTCAGTCTGACTTTAAGTCAGCTGCTCTACACAGAGGTTAGTTTTAGTCTCCATCACAGTCTCCACAAAGGCACAAAGACCTCGTTGAGCACCACGGGACTGAGAGCACTTAAAATCTTTCCCTGCAGAGGATGTTGCACCTGCCAGAATCTGAAACCCCTTCCTGCGGTGTAATTTCACACAGTGTGCCTCTAATGTCAGCTGAAGGAGGGACACTCGATGAAGGTTAAACTAAGCTTCAGGTGAGAGCACTGCTGTTTATCAGTTTGCCTCTGTACAcaacccacgcacacacacacacacacacttcactgcTCCTCTTCTCCGCAGTGCCAGGTCAGCTTCTGCTCATAGAAGTTGATGACCACCTGGGGACACCTGGCGCTGGCTTCGCGCGCCGGCAGTAGGGCCACATCGTCAGAGTTCTTCCTGTGGggaaagaaacacacaggagAAGGAGACCATTAAGATGGCGGCCTCCTAATTTTAATGTGTCAGCGGCAGCACACACTCAGTTATTGAAACAGTTATTGTGATGAGGAAAGGCTAAGGGGACTGAGTCACATCAGTCACTCTATGGTTTTGGAATATCCAACGACACTTAAAGGGGAAGTACATATATTAATACTTCATTTGATTAAAGTTAAGGGATTCACGacagatatttaaatatttacttgTTTCTGGTCAATTGTTTTGTATCCATTTGTATTTCCTTTTACtctattttaatatgttttcattattgaattgtgttttaaattttgttCTAAAGCATCTCTTTGCCTTATGTAAAGCTCTTTGAATTacctgtgtgtgagaaagatgccaataaataaacaaacaagtaaacctGCCTTGCCTTATATGGATCAAGCTCCAAAACACTAGATTCTCCACTTCCCATAAGGCCACTTAAAGCACGATTTCATCAGCCGGAATTCAGACCAACAAGAAAGACACTGTGTTTGTGGGACGTGCCGTTTCTTTATCATCGTAGCATGCTCTCCATAATCAGTTCATCTGAGGATGACCATTTTGTCAAGTGGTCACGATGTTGTCTAACTTTGTCTCCTTAGTTAATGATGTGTTCACACAACATGATGACATTATAACTGCATACCTACAAAACGACAAAACACCCTCATACACCCGACACCAAATGCTTTATCATCCTTTCTGTAGATTGAACATATAGATTGCAACTTTAAATATGAACAACTTTCTTTTACcatatttcaaacatttacCCGAGCCCTGGCGTTTATGaaaggacagagaaaagaggaagcagTGGAATTACCATTTGACGAGGAACATAagctctccctgtctgtctgtagagCCGATGATGCATTCAGGCTCGAGGTAAGTGCTGAGGTTAGTGGGGGAGTCTGACTGCTTGTCATTTGGCTCGCTGTTGCTTTGCTGCTGAGACTGCATGAAGGACTGCAAAGAGAATGACAAAGGAAAAAGGTGCAGCAGTTAGAAGAAACCACAAAGACAACATCCGCATTCGAATACCGCCcgcttcttctttttctttactgtaaatgggcattgtgaaaaaaaggacattttattGCTTTCACTTCACATGGGCATTGCGGAACTAGCCACCTTCACACAACATTCAGTTTCATATTAAATCCTAAAACTCTCAAAAAACTAGTAGCAAAATGTGCCAACATGGGCAGATAATTTTACTCAATTTCAGTGCAGCTTCTTTTTCCTTCCtgaactttttgttttaaaagaactGAAGGATATTGTCAAAGGGCAGGTTCAAACCCATGACCTCTGcttcaaggcataaacctcaaaGTACATGTGCACCTGCTATACCACTAAACCAACCCTGGCCACATGACTTCCTGAAGTTTTGGGTGTAAGACCCCACATAAAAAGCATTCTAAtaatatgttgttgtttcttctttttatacGGATTTAGGTACGGAAGTGCTGTGAATAACATGGAAACAACATCAAAATGAAGACACTCCGCCACTGCATTTCTCACATACTCACAATTTCCGTCTCCTGCTCTGTCATTTCTTCTTTTGGAATTAACTCTTGTTCGCTGTGCTCTTCCTCATTCACCTCAGAGTAATGTGTGTTTCTCAGGAACTCTTCAATGAGTTCAGGACAGTCCAGATTGTCCTCAGGTTCCCATGTGTTTTCTGCACTGTAAATAcatcagagggaggagacaatacttttaaatatgatgcataaacaaaacaaaaaaatcacgcATTATTAGCAAGGACATTTCACTCACTCAGTGAAACCTTTCCACTTCAGGAAGTACTCCACTCTTCCATTAAAGATTCTGCGGAGAATTATTTTTTCTACCACAAACTCCTGGACAACTGTAGGCGTCTCCTCGGTCTTCCGCTGTTTGGCAGTCTGCTTCTTTCTCATCCTGCCatgaatgagagagaaaataacGACAGACAGCTTGTATTAATGCCAAACCCTAATAAAGTCtcgatttgtttttttgttgtaaaaactCCAGAGTGATGTTAGCTTGGACATTTGCAGAAAATGGCAGTGGTGAGTACTCGGCTGTGCCCTTCAGACAAGGATCCATACATTTATTCTAGCGCTCCACCTGCTGTTTCTTTCGGGAGCACGTTATAAATAAATAGGTATCTAAACGCAACACG
The genomic region above belongs to Etheostoma cragini isolate CJK2018 chromosome 6, CSU_Ecrag_1.0, whole genome shotgun sequence and contains:
- the cbx3b gene encoding chromobox protein homolog 3 isoform X1, which codes for MGGRAVTALWIGNGLLSDWSAVFASPSSPPGFTGMTFSLGNHFLRASTAIFNFKSFMKSCFAHVNTPTDTFAHKAASTALCACSFQRRAPHRAEQHRSRLSAEIKMRKKQTAKQRKTEETPTVVQEFVVEKIILRRIFNGRVEYFLKWKGFTDAENTWEPEDNLDCPELIEEFLRNTHYSEVNEEEHSEQELIPKEEMTEQETEISFMQSQQQSNSEPNDKQSDSPTNLSTYLEPECIIGSTDRQGELMFLVKWKNSDDVALLPAREASARCPQVVINFYEQKLTWHCGEEEQ
- the snx10b gene encoding sorting nexin-10B, translated to MQQVISVWVRDPRIRKNDFWHAYIDYEICLQTNSVCFTKKISSVRRRYSEFVWLRQKLQANSQLMLQLPELPPKNPFFSLNSAQQITERMKGLQMFLEQILQSPMLLSDSCLHLFLQSQLSPSKMEACAAGRTHYSVTQAVQHCGLRRFHSDEDLQKDLSMSCNSDSDSSECRDPELRIKDFAKNKTESTSSLDLMGTSQEETLSCLCGST
- the cbx3b gene encoding chromobox protein homolog 3 isoform X2, which gives rise to MRKKQTAKQRKTEETPTVVQEFVVEKIILRRIFNGRVEYFLKWKGFTDAENTWEPEDNLDCPELIEEFLRNTHYSEVNEEEHSEQELIPKEEMTEQETEISFMQSQQQSNSEPNDKQSDSPTNLSTYLEPECIIGSTDRQGELMFLVKWKNSDDVALLPAREASARCPQVVINFYEQKLTWHCGEEEQ